Proteins encoded by one window of Passer domesticus isolate bPasDom1 chromosome 10, bPasDom1.hap1, whole genome shotgun sequence:
- the LOC135309396 gene encoding uncharacterized protein LOC135309396 encodes MTEDAVITNSDIEESEGMTNTGTSPAPTVIHTAPMEFFEESAVPSQQQVPAIVRNIHQRLVSHDTVDARLQTDIVRLAEKHPVDVVLTLLRCAPTCDRAAAIMWKTIGSVGPALEKVLPTLLCVMEDWPVHSASTSDGDDTDVFALAATLVIWVIVSECHKAMIPYSGRLFVALLFHIVITTQQMPPEEAGHFWKACREEHRLPRKPSRFAVQAMKALLYRLRCDKEVMAVERKRGWDTLLRAHTQHYAVGLLAREMRRIFIPFCSLIALHLLKELHRADPYWDLPFLAFLVEVFECLDLCKCGDSILEIMSRCLQSECRERRRLALRALMVLSKDPLRARRMCSLSKNLVELLGDADGYVVSMTLSVLTNILENDHILISSTTAPQLAEALLPLFDCDDIHMQLLSLNLFFKVMDLVVKKGKKPLKRIVKQSLLPLFFHCHDANERVAKASRELLLCVVRFLRRRKLKQLLKREKMLKFGTSLGLPGYP; translated from the exons ATGACTGAGGATGCAGTCATCACAAACAGTGACATTGAAGAGAGTGAGGGCATGACAAATACTGGCACCTCACCCGCCCCCACTGTTATTCATACTGCCCCTATGGAATTTTTcgaggagagtgctgttccttCTCAGCAGCAG GTGCCAGCCATTGTAAGGAACATCCACCAGAGGCTGGTGTCCCATGACACTGTGGATGCCaggctgcaaactgacattgtgaggctggctgaGAAACATCCTGTTGACGTGGTGCTGACCCTCCTGCGCTGTGCCCCAACGTGTGACAG agctgctgcaatcaTGTGGAAAACCATAGGATCAGTGGGACCAGCACTGGAGAAAGTGCTGCCAACACTGCTGTGTGTGATGGAGGACTGGCCTGTGCACAGCGCATCCACCTCCGATGGGGATGACACAGatgtctttgccctggct gcaactctggtgatctggGTGATTGTGTCTGAATGCCACAAGGCCATGATCCCTTATTCTGGGCGActgtttgtggctctgctcttccatattgtcatcaccacacagcagatgccaccagaggaagCTGGGCACTTTTGGAAAGCATGTCGGGAGGAACACCGCCTTCCCAGGaagcccagcag gtttgcagtacaggccatgaaggctctgctctacCGCCTGCGGTGTGACAAGGAGGTGATGGCTGTGGAGCGCAAGcgtggctgggacacgctgctgcgtgctcacacccagcactatgccgtgggtctgctggccag ggagatgcgccgtatCTTTATCCCCTTTTGTTCCCTCATTGCATTACATCTACTGAAGGAGCTCCACAGGGCGGACCCATACTGGGATCTGCCCTTCCTGGcattccttgtggag GTCTTTGAGTGCTTGGACTTGTGTAAATGTGGTGACAGCATACTGGAGATCATGTCAAGGTGCCTGCAgagcgagtgcagggagaggcgtcgcctggcGCTCAGGGCCCTcatggtgctcagcaaggatcccttgagg gccagaaGAATGTGCAGTCTGTCTAAAAACcttgtggagctgctgggtgatgcagaTGGATATGTTGTCAGCATGACCCTCTCTGTGCTCACAAATATACTTGAGAATGACCACATCCTGATatccagcaccactgccccgcagctggctgaggcactcctgccactctttgactgT gacgaCATCCAtatgcagctgctctccctaaACCTCTTCTTCAAGGTGATGGACTTGGtagtgaagaaaggaaaaaagcccctgAAGAGAATTGTGAaacagagcctgctgccactcttcttTCATTGCCATGATGCGAACGAGCGTGTGGCAAAA GCCTCTCGTGAATTGCTGCTTTGTGTGGTAAGGTTCCTGAGGAGAAGGAAGCTCAAGCAACTACTTAAGAGGGAGAAGATGTTGAAGTTTGGCACCAGCCTG GGTCTGCCAGGGTATCCATGA